One Geoalkalibacter subterraneus genomic window carries:
- a CDS encoding PilZ domain-containing protein: MDKTILRNLEEVYPTLLVKLCADGQVNYMPVQARLGADLDSFLRYCSTIKPRRYRIQDRREVYLSVRLSDHAGLEKHILSFTMDLSEGGCFVASSQVWEKKQKLYLDIICLKDRTPILCEVRWSRSWGINPFVPGMGLKFLRITKSQQEQLLEMFSPAMRKAI; this comes from the coding sequence GTGGACAAGACCATCTTGCGCAATCTTGAGGAGGTCTACCCTACCCTGCTGGTTAAACTTTGCGCGGATGGGCAGGTCAACTATATGCCGGTGCAGGCCCGACTTGGCGCAGATCTGGACTCTTTTCTGAGATATTGCTCAACGATTAAGCCCCGTCGCTACCGCATCCAGGATCGGCGCGAAGTCTATCTCAGTGTTAGGCTAAGCGACCATGCAGGGCTTGAGAAACACATCCTGTCTTTCACCATGGATTTAAGTGAAGGAGGCTGCTTTGTGGCCTCAAGCCAGGTGTGGGAGAAAAAGCAAAAGCTCTATCTCGATATTATCTGTTTAAAAGACCGCACCCCGATTCTTTGCGAAGTTCGCTGGTCGCGTTCATGGGGCATCAACCCCTTTGTCCCCGGCATGGGGCTTAAATTTCTGCGAATCACCAAGTCTCAGCAAGAACAGCTCCTTGAAATGTTTTCTCCTGCGATGAGAAAGGCTATTTAG